In Notolabrus celidotus isolate fNotCel1 chromosome 8, fNotCel1.pri, whole genome shotgun sequence, a genomic segment contains:
- the clint1a gene encoding clathrin interactor 1a isoform X1 — protein sequence MLNMYKVRELVDKATNVVMNYSEVETKVREATNDDPWGPSGQLMTEISRCTFMYEQFPEVMNMLWARMLRDNKKNWRRVYKSLLLLSHLIKNGSERVVTSAREHLYDLRSLESYHFVDENGKDQGVNVRQKVKEMVEFVQDDDRLREERKKAKKNKDKYVGVSSDSVGYNSYSGDRYDSADNKRDKWDDDWEKKGQFPFSEKLGEISDKIGSTIDDTISKFRKKERDDSPDRTSDNEDDRSRSSHNGQSGKGYKDEEETVTTKSVHIVQATETTATRKRGGVPSKKVDLGAAANYTGGQSPNTTTKQPQPAAPQPASAGLVDLLMVDTTPSKPAATDLIGGFADFSSPAASVGLSSGTAAPASSSNGDFGEWNAFPGGQMPASAQPADNSGNDLFGAMTTGPALAPVSAPVSAPGSGPASADLFDLMAPTHSLTSSQSLNFSMSSTQSMSTTVLPQSMSQPFQNMGGPLQPQSVMSLQPLQPGMAPQSAGAKASVPSTWSDPSVNISLDFLGPGMQQPKQSQPTLNTLQQVNPVPASLLSQGFSGMSLGTTTVRPPVNPMMNPSAGMGMGMGMGMGMGMGMAPNQGMMGMAPNQGMMGMGMGMNMGMPQGGMTMGMPSAMGMGMGMNPAMVQQPKQDAFADFANFGK from the exons ATGCTGAACATGTATAAGGTTAGGGAGTTGGTGGACAAAGC GACCAACGTAGTAATGAACTACTCAGAGGTTGAGACTAAAGTCAGAGAGGCCACCAATGATGACCCTTGGGGACCATCAGGACAGCTGATGACTGAAATTTCAAG ATGCACGTTCATGTACGAGCAGTTCCCAGAGGTGATGAACATGCTGTGGGCCCGCATGCTGAGAGATAACAAGAAGAACTGGAGGAGAGTCTACAAG tccctgctgctgctttcacatCTAATCAAGAACGGATCAGAGAGGGTCGTCACCAGCGCCAGAGAGCATCTGTATGACCTTAGATCATTAGAAAGCTACCACTTCGTAG aTGAGAATGGGAAAGATCAAGGTGTGAATGTTCGTCAGAAAGTGAAGGAGATGGTAGAATTTGTGCAGGACGACGACAGGCTCAGGGAAGAACGGAAAAAGgcaaagaagaacaaagacaaatatGTCGGTGTGTCCTCAGACAGCGTGGGATACAATAGTTACT CGGGGGACAGGTACGACTCCGCCGATAACAAGCGGGACAAGTGGGATGATGACTGGGAGAAGAAAGGGCAATTTCCCTTCAGCGAGAAGCTGGGCGAGATCAGCGACAAAATCGGCAGCACCATTGACGATACCATAAGCAAATttaggaaaaaggaaagagacgACTCGCCGGATCGAACTAg TGACAATGAGGATGACCGGAGTCGCTCGTCTCACAATGGCCAGTCAGGCAAAGGCTataaagatgaagaggagaccGTTACCACCAAGAGTGTACACATAGTCCAAGCAACAGAGACCACAGCAACACGGAAGAGAGGAGGGGTCCCATCTAAGAAAGTAGACTTAGGGGCCGCAGCCAACTACACAGGAGGCCAGAGCCCAAACACCACCACCAAACAG CCTCAGCCAGCAGCCCCTCAGCCTGCCAGTGCTGGCCTAGTCGACCTCCTGATGGTTGACACAACACCAAGCAAGCCTGCTGCCACAG ACCTGATCGGTGGGTTTGCTGACTTCTCCTCGCCTGCTGCCTCCGTCGGCCTGTCCTCAGGAACTG CAGCCCCAGCCTCGAGTAGCAATGGAGACTTTGGAGAGTGGAACGCCTTCCCTGGAGGTCAGATGCCAGCTTCAGCTCAACCTGCTGACAACAGTGGGAATGACCTTTTTGGAGCCATGACAACAGGTCCTGCTTTGGCCCCTGTTTCTGCACCAGTTTCAGCTCCAGGCTCTGGTCCTGCCTCGGCTGACCTGTTTGACTTGATGGCGCCTACTCATTCTCTCACCTCCTCCCAGAGCCTCAACTTCAGCATGAGCAGCACACAGAGCATGAGCACCACTGTCCTGCCCCAGTCTATGTCACAG ccctttcaGAACATGGGGGGTCCTTTACAACCACAGTCTGTCATGTCCCTCCAGCCGCTGCAGCCTGGAATGGCCCCTCAAAGTGCCGGAGCCAAAGCATCCGTCCCCTCCACCTGGTCGGACCCTTCAGTTAACATCAGCCTGGACTTCCTGGGTCCAGGAATGCAGCAACCCAAGCAAAGCCAGCCCACACTCAACACCCTCCAACAAG TCAACCCGGTACCTGCCAGTCTGCTCTCCCAGGGATTCTCCGGTATGAGCCTTGGAACTACAACAGTCAGACCACCTGTAAATCCTATGATGAACCCCAGTGCTGGCATGGGCATGGGCATGGGGATGGGCATGGGCATGGGGATGGGGATGGCCCCCAACCAGGGCATGATGGGGATGGCCCCCAACCAGGGCATGATGGGGATGGGAATGGGCATGAACATGGGGATGCCACAGGGAGGTATGACCATGGGAATGCCCTCGGCTATGGGTATGGGAATGGGGATGAACCCTGCAATGGTCCAACAGCCCAAACAAGATGCCTTTGCTGACTTTGCCAACTTTGGAAAATGA
- the clint1a gene encoding clathrin interactor 1a isoform X3, which translates to MLNMYKVRELVDKATNVVMNYSEVETKVREATNDDPWGPSGQLMTEISRCTFMYEQFPEVMNMLWARMLRDNKKNWRRVYKSLLLLSHLIKNGSERVVTSAREHLYDLRSLESYHFVDENGKDQGVNVRQKVKEMVEFVQDDDRLREERKKAKKNKDKYVGVSSDSVGYNSYSGDSDNEDDRSRSSHNGQSGKGYKDEEETVTTKSVHIVQATETTATRKRGGVPSKKVDLGAAANYTGGQSPNTTTKQPQPAAPQPASAGLVDLLMVDTTPSKPAATDLIGGFADFSSPAASVGLSSGTAAPASSSNGDFGEWNAFPGGQMPASAQPADNSGNDLFGAMTTGPALAPVSAPVSAPGSGPASADLFDLMAPTHSLTSSQSLNFSMSSTQSMSTTVLPQSMSQPFQNMGGPLQPQSVMSLQPLQPGMAPQSAGAKASVPSTWSDPSVNISLDFLGPGMQQPKQSQPTLNTLQQVNPVPASLLSQGFSGMSLGTTTVRPPVNPMMNPSAGMGMGMGMGMGMGMGMAPNQGMMGMAPNQGMMGMGMGMNMGMPQGGMTMGMPSAMGMGMGMNPAMVQQPKQDAFADFANFGK; encoded by the exons ATGCTGAACATGTATAAGGTTAGGGAGTTGGTGGACAAAGC GACCAACGTAGTAATGAACTACTCAGAGGTTGAGACTAAAGTCAGAGAGGCCACCAATGATGACCCTTGGGGACCATCAGGACAGCTGATGACTGAAATTTCAAG ATGCACGTTCATGTACGAGCAGTTCCCAGAGGTGATGAACATGCTGTGGGCCCGCATGCTGAGAGATAACAAGAAGAACTGGAGGAGAGTCTACAAG tccctgctgctgctttcacatCTAATCAAGAACGGATCAGAGAGGGTCGTCACCAGCGCCAGAGAGCATCTGTATGACCTTAGATCATTAGAAAGCTACCACTTCGTAG aTGAGAATGGGAAAGATCAAGGTGTGAATGTTCGTCAGAAAGTGAAGGAGATGGTAGAATTTGTGCAGGACGACGACAGGCTCAGGGAAGAACGGAAAAAGgcaaagaagaacaaagacaaatatGTCGGTGTGTCCTCAGACAGCGTGGGATACAATAGTTACT CGGGGGACAG TGACAATGAGGATGACCGGAGTCGCTCGTCTCACAATGGCCAGTCAGGCAAAGGCTataaagatgaagaggagaccGTTACCACCAAGAGTGTACACATAGTCCAAGCAACAGAGACCACAGCAACACGGAAGAGAGGAGGGGTCCCATCTAAGAAAGTAGACTTAGGGGCCGCAGCCAACTACACAGGAGGCCAGAGCCCAAACACCACCACCAAACAG CCTCAGCCAGCAGCCCCTCAGCCTGCCAGTGCTGGCCTAGTCGACCTCCTGATGGTTGACACAACACCAAGCAAGCCTGCTGCCACAG ACCTGATCGGTGGGTTTGCTGACTTCTCCTCGCCTGCTGCCTCCGTCGGCCTGTCCTCAGGAACTG CAGCCCCAGCCTCGAGTAGCAATGGAGACTTTGGAGAGTGGAACGCCTTCCCTGGAGGTCAGATGCCAGCTTCAGCTCAACCTGCTGACAACAGTGGGAATGACCTTTTTGGAGCCATGACAACAGGTCCTGCTTTGGCCCCTGTTTCTGCACCAGTTTCAGCTCCAGGCTCTGGTCCTGCCTCGGCTGACCTGTTTGACTTGATGGCGCCTACTCATTCTCTCACCTCCTCCCAGAGCCTCAACTTCAGCATGAGCAGCACACAGAGCATGAGCACCACTGTCCTGCCCCAGTCTATGTCACAG ccctttcaGAACATGGGGGGTCCTTTACAACCACAGTCTGTCATGTCCCTCCAGCCGCTGCAGCCTGGAATGGCCCCTCAAAGTGCCGGAGCCAAAGCATCCGTCCCCTCCACCTGGTCGGACCCTTCAGTTAACATCAGCCTGGACTTCCTGGGTCCAGGAATGCAGCAACCCAAGCAAAGCCAGCCCACACTCAACACCCTCCAACAAG TCAACCCGGTACCTGCCAGTCTGCTCTCCCAGGGATTCTCCGGTATGAGCCTTGGAACTACAACAGTCAGACCACCTGTAAATCCTATGATGAACCCCAGTGCTGGCATGGGCATGGGCATGGGGATGGGCATGGGCATGGGGATGGGGATGGCCCCCAACCAGGGCATGATGGGGATGGCCCCCAACCAGGGCATGATGGGGATGGGAATGGGCATGAACATGGGGATGCCACAGGGAGGTATGACCATGGGAATGCCCTCGGCTATGGGTATGGGAATGGGGATGAACCCTGCAATGGTCCAACAGCCCAAACAAGATGCCTTTGCTGACTTTGCCAACTTTGGAAAATGA
- the clint1a gene encoding clathrin interactor 1a isoform X2 yields MLNMYKVRELVDKATNVVMNYSEVETKVREATNDDPWGPSGQLMTEISRCTFMYEQFPEVMNMLWARMLRDNKKNWRRVYKSLLLLSHLIKNGSERVVTSAREHLYDLRSLESYHFVDENGKDQGVNVRQKVKEMVEFVQDDDRLREERKKAKKNKDKYVGVSSDSVGYNSYSGDRYDSADNKRDKWDDDWEKKGQFPFSEKLGEISDKIGSTIDDTISKFRKKERDDSPDRTSDNEDDRSRSSHNGQSGKGYKDEEETVTTKSVHIVQATETTATRKRGGVPSKKVDLGAAANYTGGQSPNTTTKQPQPAAPQPASAGLVDLLMVDTTPSKPAATDLIGGFADFSSPAASVGLSSGTAAPASSSNGDFGEWNAFPGGQMPASAQPADNSGNDLFGAMTTGPALAPVSAPVSAPGSGPASADLFDLMAPTHSLTSSQSLNFSMSSTQSMSTTVLPQSMSQPLQPGMAPQSAGAKASVPSTWSDPSVNISLDFLGPGMQQPKQSQPTLNTLQQVNPVPASLLSQGFSGMSLGTTTVRPPVNPMMNPSAGMGMGMGMGMGMGMGMAPNQGMMGMAPNQGMMGMGMGMNMGMPQGGMTMGMPSAMGMGMGMNPAMVQQPKQDAFADFANFGK; encoded by the exons ATGCTGAACATGTATAAGGTTAGGGAGTTGGTGGACAAAGC GACCAACGTAGTAATGAACTACTCAGAGGTTGAGACTAAAGTCAGAGAGGCCACCAATGATGACCCTTGGGGACCATCAGGACAGCTGATGACTGAAATTTCAAG ATGCACGTTCATGTACGAGCAGTTCCCAGAGGTGATGAACATGCTGTGGGCCCGCATGCTGAGAGATAACAAGAAGAACTGGAGGAGAGTCTACAAG tccctgctgctgctttcacatCTAATCAAGAACGGATCAGAGAGGGTCGTCACCAGCGCCAGAGAGCATCTGTATGACCTTAGATCATTAGAAAGCTACCACTTCGTAG aTGAGAATGGGAAAGATCAAGGTGTGAATGTTCGTCAGAAAGTGAAGGAGATGGTAGAATTTGTGCAGGACGACGACAGGCTCAGGGAAGAACGGAAAAAGgcaaagaagaacaaagacaaatatGTCGGTGTGTCCTCAGACAGCGTGGGATACAATAGTTACT CGGGGGACAGGTACGACTCCGCCGATAACAAGCGGGACAAGTGGGATGATGACTGGGAGAAGAAAGGGCAATTTCCCTTCAGCGAGAAGCTGGGCGAGATCAGCGACAAAATCGGCAGCACCATTGACGATACCATAAGCAAATttaggaaaaaggaaagagacgACTCGCCGGATCGAACTAg TGACAATGAGGATGACCGGAGTCGCTCGTCTCACAATGGCCAGTCAGGCAAAGGCTataaagatgaagaggagaccGTTACCACCAAGAGTGTACACATAGTCCAAGCAACAGAGACCACAGCAACACGGAAGAGAGGAGGGGTCCCATCTAAGAAAGTAGACTTAGGGGCCGCAGCCAACTACACAGGAGGCCAGAGCCCAAACACCACCACCAAACAG CCTCAGCCAGCAGCCCCTCAGCCTGCCAGTGCTGGCCTAGTCGACCTCCTGATGGTTGACACAACACCAAGCAAGCCTGCTGCCACAG ACCTGATCGGTGGGTTTGCTGACTTCTCCTCGCCTGCTGCCTCCGTCGGCCTGTCCTCAGGAACTG CAGCCCCAGCCTCGAGTAGCAATGGAGACTTTGGAGAGTGGAACGCCTTCCCTGGAGGTCAGATGCCAGCTTCAGCTCAACCTGCTGACAACAGTGGGAATGACCTTTTTGGAGCCATGACAACAGGTCCTGCTTTGGCCCCTGTTTCTGCACCAGTTTCAGCTCCAGGCTCTGGTCCTGCCTCGGCTGACCTGTTTGACTTGATGGCGCCTACTCATTCTCTCACCTCCTCCCAGAGCCTCAACTTCAGCATGAGCAGCACACAGAGCATGAGCACCACTGTCCTGCCCCAGTCTATGTCACAG CCGCTGCAGCCTGGAATGGCCCCTCAAAGTGCCGGAGCCAAAGCATCCGTCCCCTCCACCTGGTCGGACCCTTCAGTTAACATCAGCCTGGACTTCCTGGGTCCAGGAATGCAGCAACCCAAGCAAAGCCAGCCCACACTCAACACCCTCCAACAAG TCAACCCGGTACCTGCCAGTCTGCTCTCCCAGGGATTCTCCGGTATGAGCCTTGGAACTACAACAGTCAGACCACCTGTAAATCCTATGATGAACCCCAGTGCTGGCATGGGCATGGGCATGGGGATGGGCATGGGCATGGGGATGGGGATGGCCCCCAACCAGGGCATGATGGGGATGGCCCCCAACCAGGGCATGATGGGGATGGGAATGGGCATGAACATGGGGATGCCACAGGGAGGTATGACCATGGGAATGCCCTCGGCTATGGGTATGGGAATGGGGATGAACCCTGCAATGGTCCAACAGCCCAAACAAGATGCCTTTGCTGACTTTGCCAACTTTGGAAAATGA
- the lsm11 gene encoding U7 snRNA-associated Sm-like protein LSm11 has translation MEERERKSVPTDREETQAACSSTPLVPELETEAGSKDVDDGADKIDVCSDNFDPLMALYSPTVPLPFPNVKCFNNVSAYESFLKGGRGRAKPENVEKRRQKAMKGVVDPERIARLKRLMVNNPVKESEEGESSSAPRRRRQKPQKNVLTRMPLCKGSPLGELYRCVQERIRVKVHIRTFKGLRGVCSGFVVAFDKFWNMAMVDVDETYREPLLGEAFYHEKALTISRLFEKLKLQESSAVEESAKEHEAQETSIKRQSSNPKTMSTQRFSTREDSRTKSKLPGADTTSQDKHKVSVKARDPEVCQKKQSQKYGKVHTRHVNQLFIRGENVILVNPQPLISV, from the exons atggaggagagggaaagaaaaagtgtacctacagacagagaagaaacacaagCAGCCTGCTCGAGTACACCATTAGTACCGGAGCTTGAGACTGAGGCAGGCAGTAAAGATGTGGACGATGGCGCAGATAAAATAGATGTGTGCTCCGACAACTTCGACCCTCTCATGGCCTTGTACTCGCCGACTGTACCGCTTCCCTTTCCAAATGTCAAATGTTTTAACAATGTGTCAGCCTACGAGAGCTTTCTGAAGGGAGGTCGGGGAAGGGCCAAGCCGGAGAATGTGGAGAAGAGGCGGCAGAAGGCGATGAAAGGGGTGGTGGACCCGGAGCGTATCGCCAGACTGAAGAGGCTGATGGTTAATAACCCGGTGAAGGAgtctgaggagggagagagcagcagcGCACCGAGGAGAAGGAGACAGAAACCACAGAAAAATGTCCTCACGAGGATGCCTT TATGTAAAGGCAGTCCATTGGGGGAGCTGTACAGATGTGTCCAGGAGAGGATAAGGGTCAAAGTTCACATCAGGACCTTCAAAGGACTGAGGGGAGTGTGCTCTGGCTTTGTTGTGGCCTTCGACAAGTTCTGGAACATG GCGATGGTCGATGTGGATGAGACGTACAGAGAGCCTCTGCTTGGAGAAGCTTTCTACCATGAGAAAGCACTTACCATCTCACGG CTCTTTGAGAAGCTTAAGCTCCAGGAGAGCTCAGCAGTCGAGGAGTCAGCCAAGGAGCATGAAGCTCAGGAAACATCAATCAAAAGACAGTCATCAAACCCAAAGACCATGTCCACTCAACGCTTCAGCacaagagaggacagcaggaccAAGTCCAAGCTTCCAGGCGCTGACACAACCTCACAGGATAAACATAAAGTCTCAGTGAAGGCCCGGGATCCAGAGGTCTGTCAGAAGAAACAGTCCCAAAAGTATGGGAAGGTCCACACACGGCACGTCAACCAGCTTTTCATCAGGGGCGAGAACGTCATCCTGGTTAACCCCCAGCCTCTGATTTCTGTTTGA
- the thg1l gene encoding probable tRNA(His) guanylyltransferase isoform X1 translates to MMSPLMLIGRVCRLGGRLGPSCVVGSFARLFTNSRNMAKSKFEYVRKFETDDTCLRNCYIVVRLDGRNFHKFAEQHNFTKPNDNRALGLMSRSAHSVMEELEDIVIAYGQSDEFSFVFKRTSTWFKRRASKLMTHVASQFSSSYVFYWKEYFGEQPLLYPPGFDGRVVLYPSNRNLRDYLSWRQADCHINNLYNTVFWMLVLKGGLTTIQAEDRLKRTLAADKNEILFTEFDINYNNESALHRKGTALIWEKQDETVIKRMKLPNEEEKEVPVTRSRRKVQAYHCDIIGDQFWEEHTDILEDDNC, encoded by the exons ATGAT GAGCCCCCTCATGCTGATTGGACGGGTCTGCAGATTAGGTGGACGTCTCGGGCCTTCTTGTGTTGTTGGATCCTTCGCCCGCCTTTTTACCAATTCCAGAAACATGGCCAAGAGCAAGTTTGAGTATGTCCGCAAATTCGAAACAGACGACACATGTCTACGAAACTGCTACATCGTGGTGAGACTGGACGGGCGCAATTTCCACAA gtttgcagagcagcacaaCTTTACCAAGCCCAATGATAACAGAGCCCTGGGTCTGATGAGCAGGAGTGCACACTCTGTGATGGAAGAACTGGAAGATATCGTCATAGCATATGGTCAAAGTGATGAGTTCAGCTTTGTTTTCAAGAGGACCTCCACCTGGTTCAAGAGGAGAGCCAG CAAGCTCATGACCCATGTGGCTTCCCAGTTCTCCTCCTCATATGTGTTTTACTGGAAGGAGTATTTTGGAGAACAGCCCCTGTTGTACCCCCCAGGCTTTGATGGACGTGTGGTCTTATATCCTAGCAACCGCAACCTCAGAGACTACCTCAGCTGGAGGCAAGCAGACT gTCACATCAACAATTTGTACAACACAGTGTTTTGGATGTTAGTATTAAAGGGAGGACTCACCACAATCCAGGCCGAAGATCGATTAAAG AGAACATTAGCTGCAGACAAAAATGAGATCCTGTTCACTGAGTTcgacatcaactacaacaatgAATCTGCCCTCCACAGGAAAGGCACTGCGCTCATCTGGGAGAAG CAAGATGAAACTGTCATCAAACGCATGAAGCTGCCgaatgaggaggagaaggaggtgcCCGTGACACGCAGCAGGAGGAAGGTGCAGGCCTACCACTGTGACATTATAGGAGATCAGTTCTGGGAGGAACACACAGACATTCTGGAGGATGACAACTGCTAA
- the thg1l gene encoding probable tRNA(His) guanylyltransferase isoform X2 produces the protein MLIGRVCRLGGRLGPSCVVGSFARLFTNSRNMAKSKFEYVRKFETDDTCLRNCYIVVRLDGRNFHKFAEQHNFTKPNDNRALGLMSRSAHSVMEELEDIVIAYGQSDEFSFVFKRTSTWFKRRASKLMTHVASQFSSSYVFYWKEYFGEQPLLYPPGFDGRVVLYPSNRNLRDYLSWRQADCHINNLYNTVFWMLVLKGGLTTIQAEDRLKRTLAADKNEILFTEFDINYNNESALHRKGTALIWEKQDETVIKRMKLPNEEEKEVPVTRSRRKVQAYHCDIIGDQFWEEHTDILEDDNC, from the exons ATGCTGATTGGACGGGTCTGCAGATTAGGTGGACGTCTCGGGCCTTCTTGTGTTGTTGGATCCTTCGCCCGCCTTTTTACCAATTCCAGAAACATGGCCAAGAGCAAGTTTGAGTATGTCCGCAAATTCGAAACAGACGACACATGTCTACGAAACTGCTACATCGTGGTGAGACTGGACGGGCGCAATTTCCACAA gtttgcagagcagcacaaCTTTACCAAGCCCAATGATAACAGAGCCCTGGGTCTGATGAGCAGGAGTGCACACTCTGTGATGGAAGAACTGGAAGATATCGTCATAGCATATGGTCAAAGTGATGAGTTCAGCTTTGTTTTCAAGAGGACCTCCACCTGGTTCAAGAGGAGAGCCAG CAAGCTCATGACCCATGTGGCTTCCCAGTTCTCCTCCTCATATGTGTTTTACTGGAAGGAGTATTTTGGAGAACAGCCCCTGTTGTACCCCCCAGGCTTTGATGGACGTGTGGTCTTATATCCTAGCAACCGCAACCTCAGAGACTACCTCAGCTGGAGGCAAGCAGACT gTCACATCAACAATTTGTACAACACAGTGTTTTGGATGTTAGTATTAAAGGGAGGACTCACCACAATCCAGGCCGAAGATCGATTAAAG AGAACATTAGCTGCAGACAAAAATGAGATCCTGTTCACTGAGTTcgacatcaactacaacaatgAATCTGCCCTCCACAGGAAAGGCACTGCGCTCATCTGGGAGAAG CAAGATGAAACTGTCATCAAACGCATGAAGCTGCCgaatgaggaggagaaggaggtgcCCGTGACACGCAGCAGGAGGAAGGTGCAGGCCTACCACTGTGACATTATAGGAGATCAGTTCTGGGAGGAACACACAGACATTCTGGAGGATGACAACTGCTAA